The DNA region GACTTTGATCTTTGACCTTTTGATCTTGACCTTTTGATCTTGACTTTTGACCTCTTGAAACTGGTGTGTTATTCGTATCTGCATCATATCATTATATGTACAATTAGCTCTTTCAAACACCcccttatttttaggtttgacctttGACATGAccatgacctttgaccttgacctttaagcACTGACGTGTTACgagtatatttaacatatacacatcagattcatttatatgtacaatattagCTCTTTGAAACACCctccttttatttttaggtttgaccttgacctttgacctgacctttaacCTTGACCTCTAAGAACTGATGTGTTATAAGTatatgcaacatatatatcagattAAGTTATATGAAcaataagcccccccccccgttcTCTTCTTTTATACAAGGATTGAATTCTGATATGAACCTGACCCTcgatatttgaacttgaaatctaatatttcttttttaaattaacacctaacaaatctttacaatcctttgtcagaattttttttgaaagtttgaAACTCTGCCTGCGGATTGCGTTTTAGACTAcgcctccaaataaaaattccagctccagtAAAACTCTGTAGAACTTGAAGAAAATTCATGGGATTGTTTCTCACATCTGAATCTAATTGCCTGCCAAATTCCATACGAAATGAACCATATTGAAGAAAGTTATCCACTCCAGCGGCATGGAACCATCATTccgagaaacgaaatttcaacgcttcgatatttgtatctaataaattcatgctcaaatttcactgaaaatttgTGTTTACATGTCTATCAGCAACCTGTGACGATATGTGTTGAAGTttaacgaacgataactcttccttcccagaccccgatGTTATATGAATttagtttacattttctttcagtttctttatttcccgacttggctgaaatacatgactggCCTTAATTCAGTTACGATTTTCCGTCCGTGTAATCTACAAATGCATGACTGTAAATAGATTTCTGAGCACGTGCATTTCAAATCAGCAGGAGAAAGTGTGTCAGTTAATCCGACGTGGCCTTCCAACATCTTCAAATAGCCGCTCGCGACAAGAATTTGACCTGCCCTGTGGATTTCTTACCCAACGCTTTCCGGCCACATGTTTACAAgcagcactgatttttattaacaaatcgATAAGCAATTGAACCAATCGCTAAGCGCCTATCTATTCATTACGCTACTCAATGTTGTAtaacttttttcaaaatgtaaacacggcggatctaagtccctttaatatgatattataatatatattattgtatcatatgatacaatatgtatgattatattttagcatatgatacaatataatactatgtatcaaatttgatacagtatcatacaatacaatatcatattatattttacaatataataccatgtgttgcaatattttgatattttatctgATTAACTCTATATTGAATTATATagtatatattatgatattgtattatgtgataaaatacaattattcataacacaatacaatgtcatatcatatgttacaataccatatctcatcattgtttattacagtattttattgtatgatatgatatatattgtaagtatgataggatgcaatattgcattttatattattgtattgataaccATTGTATCTGATAATACCGTATGAAATGagcatatgattatcatacaattttgtaacagatgatatacgatattgtatcaaaacagtatccatgaatatttaagataataaagtatgattttcatataaaaagataaaggtggtctcataaagttgatgtctcgtctcggtgagctttataatctgtgattacctatgtttaataATATTATCAGTAAAAGGAATGCTCCTAGCATGGTTAcgttagatacatgtatattacatttatGTTTAATCCAAAACGCAATATAGTAACCTTAAAATCACTTTTGACAAACTCTTGCACTTAATTGTTATGAAagtgtttgatttattttggtGGAATGGAAAGTTTTACTAGGAAATTCTTAAACAATCCTCGATTGGATATATATCATGTGTTAAGTAAATTGGGTGAAGATTGATGCAATTATAAACTTTCTCTTCACCAGACAGATATGGAGTACATTACTGTATTGGTATTGCATTCCTGGCCTTGTTAGGAAAAAACTATATTCAAGATTGATTGACTGTACTTGTATTTCTAATGCATACATAAGTGACATTAATCCTCTTATGTGTATTGCTTTTTCTAaaggtttgattttaaaattctgaTGATTCTAGTGAACCATAAGATTGAAAAGGTctgttttttatgaaaaacacaaacaatCGACGCATCTTTTTGAAGAACTATGTAACTTGCGGATTTAATAATTAGTtcactttattttcaaattgtcGATACATTTCTGTGCATGTTATTCCATACAGAAGTTCTTGAAAATTATAGATAAAAGaatacttaaaaattttaacctttttgacgtttcaaaatataaaagaaaattgtcCAAAGTATATACACCTGTAGTGTTTTTTAACAAACTGATCATTGATTTAAAAGTTGTAATGTAAAGTATACGTTATTGATTCATTGGTTCGGTAAAAATCAACTCAATATCCGCAGTTGTAGCAACCACGGGCATTGATCTTTAACCAATGCCACCGCCATAACCACCGATCTAACCACCGCCGTATCTACCGCCTATTCCACCGCCAAAAACACCGCTTAATGCACCGCCAAAATCACCAACGTGTCCACCGCTGTGTCTACTGCCAAAATCACCGCCGAATCCTCTGCCATATGTACCGCCGTATCTACCGTATACACCGCCATATCTACCGCCCAATCCACCGCCATATCCTCTGTTAGAATCGTCGACGTATCCACCGCCACGCcctataaaaaattaatgaggCGACTATTTTTTCACATCAAAGTATCTTCGAGTGCTTTTACATCATTCCTCGTTTTAAACTactcttgttttaatttgttttgttgtcaAGTTGccaaacaaatcaaataatttaaacaaataaacaaccAGATTAgttatcattttaaatatttccttcTTTTGCAAATCAGTAACCTAACAGCGAAGTGCAATGAGTAAGATCGTTACCTACTGATATGTAAGTCATGCGTTCGAATCGGTCAAATGTATTGAAATCATAAAATTCTAGACCGATGAAAGTATTtcgattataatgtacttttatccattACATTTTACAGGTGTTACATACCACTtaaagaataaattttaaaaaaaatacacgtttgtttaaaaaatacattcgctattttattaataaaaattatgtatatttgCTATTTTATATAGTTATCTTTCAACAAAAGACAGTGATGCTAGTTTTAAGCAAAAACAAACCTGTTTATATTTGTTGCCATCAACATTTTGACACCATTAAACTCTgctaattaaaatgaataattttgggggaaaatttcaaaacattctttgttatagttttttgtttaatcattttgataacaagttcaatttttaaatcagaaaaaaCTGAAGTTTTTGTTGAAAAACGCAATGAAAAAAGgccaaattttacaaaaacccTGTTTGAACTTACCCATCGCAATGGCTACCAGAGACATCATGAGAATCAATACACCAGTAGTGGTcttaatttttattctaaagaacACAGGTACTCTCAGTGAAAAATGTCGTTCCTTTTATATGCAATccatgtaaatgatttttaccAATCAGTGTCGCCTTAAACAGTTAGTTTCCAAGTCAGCATTTATGAGGTTAcacagtctttttttttaatctatcaatcacacatttaaatgatttaagtCGTCATCTTGCAGTATGTAAACCAAGAGATTTAACATGCACATAGAACATTTTACATTGAATATCTGAacatttttgaagaattttagTGAGTTTGGAGATAGAACATTACAAATtgataaaagaataaataaatgtgCTCTAAATGTTATAAATAATCATTGTGACCGTTAGTAAACTGTTGAATTGATTGAAGGCGATAGAGCATTCTTGAATTTGTATCAAATGGAGATAGACACAAAATTCATAGTATCGTGAATATATCGTAAGTGTAACCGACACCTTTGTATTATAACACAAAGCGATATATTCAGTCAGTTGTAGCTTCTTCTATTCACTAGTTTAATCGTTCATAAAGATTGTGTGCAAAGTGATATCTCAATGTCgttagaatttgaaaaaaaaaatgtgtcatTTCTTGTTGTTTTTCGTTTAcaatgatattttgtatatttcaatgtttttttcttattcttttcCAAGTTTTGCGGGTTTATATGTAGTTACTTAATTCTTGTAGAACTTCCCAAGATGTATCTGGTAgccatttttttgtaatttcaaatatgttttgtCTTCAGATTTCAACGGTATACCTCCAAAGAAGttcttgatacaacaacattaAGGAGCGGGATACTATAATGGGTAAGTTTAAATAGGTTCGCTCCTCTCTTTTTTGGTAACTATTTTATGTCACCTCTTGTCTAAAAATTTTGCATCAAATATTGATGCTAattgcatatttatattttagaatgccAAATATACCATATTGAATAATATTGTTAAAAGAGAATgacatatttacagagtttagtaaggaACTATATTTTTTGGCGGAAAGTTTTCAAGAagcatatttagcttatatttcgTGGAAATCACGAAAAAATGAACTCAAATTTTGGCCTAAATTTAGGTTATTTCAGGTTATATCTCAATTTTTGGAAATGTGACTCCTACtctattttacttttatatgagACATTATTAGTCTATTTGAATCCAGTGTTCTAGAAAGTTGACAtcactatttttttatttgcgttataatttgattgCTCGACAATTTTGTAATAATCTTTTGATGTTACTGTTGTATTCATTATGCACGCGCATTTGAAGCCATCAGTAAAGCAAGGTTTTATTACCTTTGACTCGTATATTCcttttatagtcactacattGTACGTGTGCTCAACTTcatattgttttgaaatcataactaaataatagttttaaCTATAAATATGTGTTTGGTTTCTTCAAATAATCGATATCCATGCCAAATTAAGGCAATgatttcaggaaaattatcaattatgttTGGGACCCCACATTTccaaaaaatggcatgtgacacaggtcacaaataaaataaatgaacatcttAGGATCCTCTCAAGATGTTTTTGGATAATTGGCATTACTTGTATTTCAAGTTTTTTAAGTAAGTTTTTTGGAGGGTAAGATTTGGCattgtttcaacaaaaatatcagTTTTTCTTCTGGTTCAAAAAATCTAACTTATTGACAAAAATAATTgaacgaaaaaacaaacaaagggTGTGTTTTAAGAGACGTTTTTTTCCaaatcattcattttaatttgtacaGTTTAATGGTGTAAAACGTTGATGgtttcttattcttatttttgcttaaaactAGCAGAATATTCTTTTGTTGAAAGATGATGAGTTAACTTCATAATACAGCTTTTTAATCACTTAGTACTGCGCAGCTACACACGttaacattataaacatttataaaagaaGGTCATAAATGTCTACTTTACAACAATATGTTTCTGAGCTTGCTTATATAAGTTGTAAATTTGTACGTTATTCGTAAAAAGGTTCACTTAAACTATCAATCGGCAAGgactacatatatatttttagtgtCTATGGAGGTAAATGTaagttatattttcattgaaaattatatgtataataaagacgttttatttgttttacccTTACCccatttctaaaaaatatatttatacatatagaactgaaaaaacaactttggacTGGTAAAGAAATGTCTGTCACATTAAAAAAACTGATTTAAActgacatttttttgttttgatatgaaaataaaacgtTAAATtgtctaaaataaaatataacactAAAATCGAAGCTCTATTGCATACAAAAGGGGGTTTTATTATCATCATCAGTGGGATTTTCCCTAAACGTCATCCTTAGTATAATGTATGTTCTATTGGTTTTCATCGCAGAAAGCAAATTCAAGCGCATTTAGCTCATTTATCTTGACTTTACTTTCGGTTGAACCCTTGCACTTAATATTTATGGTTTTTATCGCTgcagtgttttatttttttaaggaagCAGGGGCTTGGAAAAGAAAGGTTTTAATCAAAATGCgtgttataaacaaaaaatgtttcttaGAGTAAAATTAAAGAACCATGTTAAATTCGTTTGCATTATAGAGCAATTTGCATAGAAAATATAAGTGCAAATTTTAGATTCATG from Crassostrea angulata isolate pt1a10 chromosome 7, ASM2561291v2, whole genome shotgun sequence includes:
- the LOC128191675 gene encoding uncharacterized protein LOC128191675 isoform X1, encoding MKTTTGVLLLTMSLVAIAMGRGGGYVDDSNRGYGGGLGGRYGGVYGRYGGTYGRGFGGDFGSRHSGGHVGDFGGALSGVFGGGIGGRYGGG
- the LOC128191675 gene encoding uncharacterized protein LOC128191675 isoform X2, which encodes MMSLVAIAMGRGGGYVDDSNRGYGGGLGGRYGGVYGRYGGTYGRGFGGDFGSRHSGGHVGDFGGALSGVFGGGIGGRYGGG